Below is a window of Longimicrobiaceae bacterium DNA.
ATCCGCGCCGAGGACACGGAGCCGTACGTGGCGCTGCAGTACGTCGCGCGCCTCTTCAAGATCGTGGCGATGGTGGTGGTGGTGGCGCTCACCGCCGAGATCGTGGCCGGAGTGGCGCTGGAGGGTGCGGGCGCGCTCCTCCCGCTGACCTTCGACGTGGTGCGCGGGATCGTGCTGGCGGCGATCCTGTGGGGCGCGGGCGACCTGACGCTGCTGCTGATCGACGTGGGCCACGACGTGCGCGCCGCCCGCGTCCTGCTGGGCCGCATGTCGGCCCGCTCCGCGACCGAGTACGCGGACCACGTCCCGGAGCGCCGCGCCGGCCCGGACCGGTAGGGCAGAGGGAGTGCGCAAGTGCGGAAGTGCGAAGTGCGAAAGTAGAACGGCGGCCCCTCCCCGAGGACAGCGGGGGAGGGGTGTCGTTTGTAGTGTGCCGGAGCGGCCCCACCAGACGACCTGACCGATGACCGGAACTCCCGAACCCACATCTGAACGGCACATCACCGGGCGCGAGGCGCTGGACGGGATCGTCGTGGTGCTCTGGCAGACGCAGGACCGGGTCAACGTCGCGGGCACCATCCGGGCGATGAAGAACTTCGGGCTGAAGCACCTGCGGCTGGTGGCGCCCGCCGAGTGGGACCCCTGGCGGATCGAGGGGATCGCGCACGACACGCAGGACCTGATCGAGGCCACCCGCATCTTCGACACGCTGGAGGAGGCGGTGGCGGACTGCGCCTTCGTGGTGGGGATGACCGCGCGGGAGCGGCGGGCCAAGCGCGCGGTGGCCCGTCCCCGCGAGGTGGCGCCCGAGCTGCTGGAGCGGGGCGCGGACGCGGTGCGGGGGGCGGCGGGGCCGGTGGCGGTGCTCTTCGGGCGGGAGGACAAGGGGCTCTCGAACGAGGCCCTGGACCTGTGCCACCGCACGGTCGTCATCCCCACCAACCCGGACTACTCGTCGCTGAACCTGGCGCAGGCGGTGCTGACCCTGGCGTACGAGCTGTGGATGGAGGCGGAGGGGCGGGCGCAGCCGTTCCGTGACCCGCGGCACGTGTCGCCGCCGGCCACGACCGAGCACCTGGAGCTGCTCTTCGCGGACGCGGAGCGGGCGCTCTGGGCGGTGGACTTCTTCAAGAGCCGCCAGACGGAGACGGTCATG
It encodes the following:
- a CDS encoding RNA methyltransferase; this encodes MTGTPEPTSERHITGREALDGIVVVLWQTQDRVNVAGTIRAMKNFGLKHLRLVAPAEWDPWRIEGIAHDTQDLIEATRIFDTLEEAVADCAFVVGMTARERRAKRAVARPREVAPELLERGADAVRGAAGPVAVLFGREDKGLSNEALDLCHRTVVIPTNPDYSSLNLAQAVLTLAYELWMEAEGRAQPFRDPRHVSPPATTEHLELLFADAERALWAVDFFKSRQTETVMRTVREVARRAELDTREATFLRAMAIEVQKFVRRHLGEQGGERPGGGAPTPEG